A genomic region of Burkholderia contaminans contains the following coding sequences:
- a CDS encoding MFS transporter yields MPPVRAPLSDLLRPPGIDRSARLLLAARGLRGVCDGFVAVLLPAYLLALGFEQLTVGLIGTATLLGSALATILVGVTSVRYPHRPLLLFAAALMGATGLAFGCLSTLWPLLVVAFIGTLNPSSGDVSLFLPLEHARLAEASHPDSRTALFARYSLVGGLSAALGSLLAALPQWFAVRSGMSGLFAMRAMFVVYALTGSVVFLLYLGLPKETVHAAKAHVPLGPSRAIVTRLALLFSVDAFAGGLLVNSLLTLWLIQRFGLSLAAAGQFFFWSGLLSAGSLLAAAPIARRIGLLNTMVFTHIPSSVCLIAAALTASLPLTLTLLLLRSALSRLDVPTRSAYVMAVVTPAERPAAASFTAVPRSLAAAVAPSIAAAMLAAGWLAAPLIACGTLKIAYDLAVLAAFRHIRPDGGAP; encoded by the coding sequence ATGCCCCCTGTCCGTGCACCCCTGTCGGACCTGCTGCGGCCGCCGGGCATCGATCGCAGCGCGCGGCTGTTGCTCGCGGCGCGAGGTTTGCGCGGAGTCTGTGATGGTTTCGTTGCGGTACTGCTGCCCGCGTATCTTCTCGCCCTCGGCTTCGAGCAACTCACGGTCGGCCTGATTGGCACGGCCACATTGCTGGGATCAGCTCTCGCCACGATCCTGGTCGGCGTGACCAGCGTCCGCTACCCGCACCGCCCGCTGCTGCTGTTCGCCGCGGCCTTGATGGGCGCGACAGGGCTTGCGTTCGGCTGCCTCTCAACCCTGTGGCCGTTGCTCGTGGTGGCCTTTATCGGCACCCTCAATCCCAGTTCAGGGGACGTCAGTCTTTTTCTGCCGCTGGAACACGCACGCCTCGCCGAAGCGTCGCACCCCGATTCCCGGACAGCGCTGTTCGCGCGTTACAGCCTCGTGGGCGGGCTGTCGGCGGCGCTCGGCTCGCTGCTCGCAGCTTTGCCGCAATGGTTCGCGGTGCGCTCCGGCATGTCCGGACTGTTCGCCATGCGCGCGATGTTCGTCGTCTACGCGCTGACGGGCAGCGTGGTCTTCCTGCTGTATCTGGGTTTGCCAAAGGAGACAGTGCACGCCGCGAAGGCGCACGTGCCACTGGGTCCATCGCGCGCGATTGTGACGCGTCTGGCGCTCCTGTTCAGCGTCGATGCGTTCGCCGGCGGCCTGCTTGTCAACTCGCTGCTGACGCTGTGGCTGATCCAGCGCTTCGGACTTTCGCTGGCTGCGGCCGGGCAGTTTTTCTTCTGGTCGGGGCTGCTCAGTGCCGGCTCGCTGCTTGCCGCGGCGCCGATCGCGCGCAGGATCGGGTTACTCAACACGATGGTGTTCACCCACATCCCGTCGAGCGTGTGCCTGATTGCCGCGGCATTGACGGCATCCCTGCCGCTGACCCTGACGTTGCTGCTCCTGCGCAGTGCACTTTCCCGGCTGGATGTGCCGACGCGTAGCGCCTACGTGATGGCCGTCGTGACGCCCGCTGAGCGGCCTGCTGCCGCGAGCTTCACGGCTGTGCCGCGCAGCCTTGCCGCGGCCGTGGCGCCGTCGATTGCCGCAGCGATGCTCGCAGCCGGATGGCTTGCTGCGCCGCTGATCGCGTGCGGGACGCTCAAGATTGCCTACGATCTCGCCGTGCTTGCCGCCTTCCGCCATATCCGGCCGGATGGAGGCGCGCCATGA
- a CDS encoding superoxide dismutase — MKTRRTFLHDSATVGAGMMLAQAQLVHAASASGFTDRLVNADGNYAAAPLPFAYDALEPVIDAHTVELHYNFHHKPAAAAANKAEEGLARARETGDFALVKFHEKELAFQLSSHILHTIYWTSISGKVGEPGGELARTIDRHFGSYAKFKAQLVAATIATEASGWGVVGYLPATGKLMILQCENHQKLTAWGIQPILVLDVFEHAYYLKYQNRRNEYVNQLFSILNWDNAALRLQAAMQSHALA, encoded by the coding sequence ATGAAGACACGTCGCACGTTTCTGCATGATTCCGCCACAGTGGGGGCAGGCATGATGCTGGCCCAGGCGCAGCTGGTTCACGCGGCTAGTGCGTCGGGCTTTACCGACAGACTGGTCAACGCGGACGGCAACTACGCGGCGGCACCGCTGCCGTTTGCGTACGATGCGCTCGAACCGGTAATCGACGCCCACACGGTGGAACTCCACTACAACTTCCATCACAAGCCCGCCGCCGCTGCGGCGAACAAGGCGGAAGAAGGCTTGGCCCGGGCACGGGAAACCGGCGACTTTGCGCTGGTGAAATTCCACGAGAAAGAACTGGCGTTCCAGCTTTCCAGCCATATCCTGCATACGATCTACTGGACGAGCATTTCTGGCAAGGTTGGTGAGCCGGGAGGCGAGCTCGCCAGAACGATCGACCGCCATTTCGGCTCGTATGCGAAATTCAAGGCGCAACTCGTCGCTGCGACCATTGCCACCGAGGCCTCGGGCTGGGGTGTCGTCGGCTATCTGCCGGCGACCGGCAAGCTCATGATCCTGCAGTGCGAGAACCACCAGAAACTCACCGCGTGGGGCATCCAGCCGATTCTGGTGCTCGACGTGTTCGAGCATGCCTACTACCTGAAGTACCAGAACCGCCGCAACGAATACGTCAACCAGCTGTTCAGCATCCTCAACTGGGACAACGCAGCGTTGAGACTGCAGGCCGCAATGCAGTCGCACGCCCTGGCCTGA
- a CDS encoding chromate transporter: MSTTTAHAPGYSLGQMALYMLKLGTIGFGGPVALVGYMRRDLVEQRGWITEGDYREGLALAQMMPGPLAAQLGIYLGFVHYRLLGATIAGLAFVLPSFLMVVVLGWAYAHFGGLSWMQAVFYGVGAAVVGIIAMSAYKLTTKTLGKDRLLWAVFLILAAVTVVTESEIAWLFIAGGIVNWLRRAPPQWLGKGGINALAATQAPALAGPLSGLDLPLLGQIALFFTKAGAFVFGSGLAIVPFLYGGVVTEHHWLNEKQFVDAVAVAMITPGPVVITVGFIGYLVAGLAGACIAALGTFIPCYLFTVLPAPYFKKYGRLPAVKAFVDGITAAAVGAITGSVIVIAKRSVIDWPTALIALATALLLWRVKKLPEPAIVVAAALTGLALYPLVHLHAH; encoded by the coding sequence ATGAGCACAACCACCGCACACGCGCCCGGATACAGCCTGGGCCAGATGGCGCTCTACATGCTCAAACTCGGCACGATCGGATTCGGTGGCCCGGTCGCGCTGGTCGGCTACATGCGCCGCGATCTGGTCGAACAGCGTGGCTGGATTACCGAGGGAGACTATCGCGAAGGGCTGGCCCTCGCGCAGATGATGCCGGGCCCGCTTGCGGCGCAACTCGGCATCTATCTCGGCTTCGTGCACTACCGGCTGCTGGGCGCGACCATCGCCGGTCTCGCCTTCGTGCTGCCGTCGTTCCTGATGGTGGTGGTGCTGGGCTGGGCCTACGCGCATTTCGGCGGACTGTCGTGGATGCAGGCCGTTTTCTACGGCGTCGGCGCGGCGGTCGTCGGCATCATTGCGATGAGCGCATACAAGCTCACGACGAAGACGCTCGGAAAGGACCGGCTGCTCTGGGCGGTCTTCCTGATCCTCGCGGCAGTGACCGTCGTGACCGAGTCTGAAATCGCCTGGCTTTTTATCGCCGGTGGCATCGTCAACTGGCTACGCCGCGCGCCGCCTCAATGGCTGGGCAAAGGCGGGATCAACGCGCTGGCCGCGACACAGGCACCGGCCCTTGCCGGGCCGCTGAGCGGTCTGGACCTTCCGCTGCTCGGTCAGATTGCGCTTTTCTTCACGAAGGCGGGCGCGTTCGTGTTCGGCTCAGGCCTCGCGATCGTGCCTTTCCTCTACGGCGGTGTCGTGACGGAACACCACTGGCTGAACGAGAAACAGTTTGTCGATGCGGTGGCCGTTGCGATGATCACGCCGGGGCCGGTCGTCATTACCGTGGGCTTCATTGGGTATCTCGTCGCCGGGCTGGCTGGCGCCTGCATCGCTGCCCTAGGGACGTTCATCCCGTGCTACCTGTTCACGGTGCTGCCTGCGCCGTACTTCAAGAAATATGGGCGGCTCCCCGCCGTCAAGGCGTTTGTCGACGGCATTACCGCCGCAGCCGTGGGGGCGATTACCGGCTCGGTCATTGTGATCGCAAAGCGCTCGGTCATCGACTGGCCGACCGCGCTCATCGCGCTCGCGACCGCGTTGCTGCTCTGGCGTGTGAAGAAGCTTCCGGAACCCGCAATCGTGGTTGCCGCGGCCCTGACGGGTCTCGCCCTCTATCCGCTTGTCCATCTGCACGCCCATTAA
- a CDS encoding chromate resistance protein ChrB domain-containing protein — protein sequence MNTLMTWSVLVLTLPTGNATARMRFWRALKGKGCAVLRDGIYLLPYSPEGENMLRELVAAIGESGGAAHLLRAPSLDASQDAEFRGLFDLADEYDGFIRTLAEARKTVSGQSATELTKLQRRLRKDYETIVAIDFFPGEATTRAEVAWQDFVAHVDTVLSPGEPHSADRAIRLLSVLDYQGRTWATRRRLWVDRVASAWLIRRFIDVQARFVWLPSPDDCPKDALGFDFDGAVFTHVGERVTFEVLLASFGLEGDPALMRLSSMVHALDVGGTPVPEAIGFEAIIAGTRERAADDDQLLSDMSPVLDSMYTHFAAVEKARDTGKRS from the coding sequence ATGAATACGTTGATGACCTGGTCCGTCCTTGTCCTGACGCTACCCACCGGGAATGCGACAGCCCGCATGCGCTTCTGGCGCGCCCTGAAGGGGAAAGGCTGCGCGGTGTTGCGCGACGGCATCTATCTGCTTCCTTACAGTCCTGAAGGGGAAAACATGCTGCGCGAGCTGGTCGCGGCGATCGGCGAGAGCGGTGGCGCAGCGCACCTTCTGCGCGCCCCCAGTCTCGATGCTTCGCAGGACGCGGAATTCCGCGGACTCTTCGACCTGGCCGATGAGTACGATGGCTTCATCCGGACACTGGCCGAAGCGCGCAAGACCGTGTCCGGGCAGTCCGCCACCGAACTGACGAAACTGCAGCGACGCCTGCGCAAGGACTACGAGACCATTGTCGCGATCGACTTCTTCCCTGGGGAAGCGACTACGCGCGCGGAGGTGGCGTGGCAGGATTTCGTGGCCCACGTCGATACGGTGCTCTCGCCTGGCGAGCCCCACTCGGCGGACCGCGCAATCCGCCTGCTGTCCGTCCTGGACTACCAGGGGCGCACGTGGGCAACCCGCCGACGGCTGTGGGTGGATCGCGTGGCAAGCGCCTGGCTGATCCGCCGGTTTATCGACGTGCAGGCCCGCTTCGTCTGGCTGCCCTCGCCGGACGATTGCCCGAAGGACGCGCTCGGCTTCGATTTCGACGGCGCGGTCTTCACGCATGTGGGAGAACGTGTGACGTTCGAAGTGCTGCTGGCGAGCTTCGGACTCGAAGGTGATCCGGCGCTCATGCGGCTTAGCTCAATGGTGCATGCGCTCGACGTGGGCGGCACGCCGGTGCCGGAGGCCATCGGCTTCGAAGCGATCATTGCGGGCACGCGCGAGCGTGCAGCTGACGACGACCAGTTGCTCAGTGACATGAGTCCCGTCCTCGACTCGATGTACACACACTTCGCCGCGGTCGAAAAAGCGCGCGACACGGGAAAACGTTCATGA
- a CDS encoding response regulator transcription factor: protein MKVLIVEDDSAIAANLYDYLEGNGYEVDIASNGKAGLRMAIADSWDAILLDLALPGMDGLTLCRRLREEARRDTPVLMLTARDALDDKLEGFVHGADDYLVKPFSLKEVGARLGALIKRYRGQVATMDLLFADVRLDLSTMTVERAGHPVKLPPKCLQLLRILLQSPARMFTRAELESEVWGEELPDSDTLRTHIYTLRRALSEQGEADLVETIHGVGYRLVAPDQDAK from the coding sequence ATGAAGGTTCTTATTGTCGAAGACGATTCCGCGATCGCAGCGAACCTCTACGACTATCTCGAAGGTAACGGCTATGAGGTCGACATTGCTTCCAATGGCAAGGCAGGACTGCGGATGGCGATCGCCGACTCGTGGGACGCCATCCTGCTCGATCTGGCGCTGCCCGGCATGGACGGACTCACGCTCTGCCGCAGGTTGCGCGAAGAGGCGCGGCGGGACACACCGGTGCTGATGCTCACGGCCAGGGACGCACTGGACGACAAGCTGGAGGGCTTCGTGCACGGTGCCGATGACTATCTGGTCAAGCCGTTCTCGCTGAAGGAGGTCGGTGCACGTCTTGGGGCCCTGATCAAGCGCTATCGCGGGCAGGTCGCCACCATGGATCTTCTATTCGCCGACGTAAGACTGGATCTGTCGACGATGACCGTCGAACGGGCCGGGCATCCGGTCAAGCTTCCCCCAAAATGTCTTCAGTTGCTGCGCATCCTGCTGCAGTCGCCTGCGCGCATGTTCACTCGCGCCGAGCTTGAATCTGAAGTCTGGGGTGAGGAGCTGCCCGACAGCGACACACTGCGCACGCACATCTACACCCTGCGCAGGGCGCTCAGCGAGCAGGGCGAGGCCGACCTTGTCGAGACCATCCATGGCGTCGGCTACCGGCTCGTTGCACCTGATCAAGATGCGAAATAG
- a CDS encoding sensor histidine kinase → MRNSLRFKVALFFSVLTIALLVAQALGVRTLAEAQEERLITALIHDDMTNVLKSYEANPSLLPPFDVRMNGYVSGADSRTITLPVTIGSLPAGTHEIIIDGREIHVAIEPLGAARLYRVYNFSIYEKHFKEVINALMAGTGVFALLTIWLSFGLSGLLVRQVAGLARQVKELRLGGAVPIQPGRYDETELVGLVEAFNDYHRRIADMIAREKEFTGNVSHELRTPLTAIKTSCELLEQDPAISGKSRTRLQQIERAADNMRELGNALLTLAREDSAREVEPMALANLIETSLTRFADRFARKDLAVVNAVERGVCVLANRSALAIVLSNLIDNAVRHTEHGRLQFRYADGWLHIEDTGPGIPAHALPHVFDRFYQAGSPRTATPGVGIGLSIVKKVCDRYGWSIRIDSEPGVGTCVSLRLPATSRT, encoded by the coding sequence ATGCGAAATAGCCTGCGCTTCAAGGTCGCGCTTTTCTTCTCGGTGCTGACCATCGCGTTGCTGGTCGCCCAGGCGCTCGGCGTGAGGACACTGGCCGAGGCACAGGAAGAGCGGCTGATCACGGCACTCATCCATGACGACATGACGAATGTGCTCAAGAGTTACGAAGCCAACCCGTCCCTGCTGCCGCCCTTCGATGTCCGAATGAATGGCTATGTTTCGGGCGCGGACAGCCGGACCATTACGCTGCCGGTGACGATCGGGAGTCTGCCTGCCGGCACGCACGAAATCATCATTGACGGACGGGAGATCCACGTCGCGATCGAGCCGCTCGGCGCGGCGCGGCTGTACCGCGTTTACAACTTCAGTATTTACGAAAAGCATTTCAAGGAAGTCATCAATGCCCTGATGGCAGGCACAGGTGTCTTTGCATTGCTCACGATCTGGCTGTCCTTCGGCCTGTCGGGTCTGTTGGTGCGGCAGGTTGCCGGTCTCGCGCGGCAGGTCAAGGAACTGCGGCTCGGCGGGGCGGTACCGATCCAGCCCGGCAGGTACGATGAGACGGAACTCGTCGGGCTCGTGGAGGCTTTCAACGACTACCACCGGCGCATTGCCGACATGATTGCTCGCGAGAAGGAGTTCACGGGGAATGTGAGCCACGAACTGCGAACGCCGCTTACGGCAATCAAGACGAGCTGTGAACTGCTTGAACAGGATCCGGCGATCAGCGGCAAGTCGCGCACACGTCTGCAGCAGATCGAGCGTGCGGCCGACAACATGCGCGAACTCGGCAACGCGCTGCTGACGCTCGCGAGAGAGGATTCGGCACGCGAGGTCGAGCCGATGGCGCTCGCGAACCTGATTGAAACGTCGCTGACGCGTTTCGCCGACCGTTTTGCCCGAAAGGACCTGGCGGTCGTCAATGCTGTGGAACGCGGTGTTTGTGTGCTGGCAAACCGGTCGGCGCTCGCGATCGTGCTGTCCAACCTCATCGACAACGCCGTCCGGCATACCGAACACGGACGCCTTCAGTTTCGCTACGCAGACGGCTGGTTGCACATCGAAGACACCGGGCCAGGCATTCCGGCACACGCACTCCCCCATGTCTTTGACCGGTTCTACCAGGCCGGGTCGCCGCGCACTGCGACGCCTGGCGTCGGAATCGGCCTGTCGATCGTCAAAAAGGTCTGCGATCGCTATGGATGGTCGATCCGGATCGACAGCGAGCCAGGCGTTGGCACCTGCGTCTCGCTGCGCCTGCCGGCGACGAGCCGGACCTGA
- a CDS encoding DUF4148 domain-containing protein produces the protein MKSLIAALFVASSAIAPLLAFAQPTPGPTRAAVRAQLACAEQSGLMRLPRNSYPDKMSEMNCDTSGSGASMNGNAQAGAPTWQQSNPTLFRHH, from the coding sequence ATGAAATCGCTAATCGCTGCACTCTTCGTCGCATCCTCTGCGATTGCCCCCTTACTTGCATTTGCCCAGCCAACCCCCGGCCCGACGCGCGCCGCGGTCCGTGCCCAGTTGGCGTGTGCGGAGCAGTCAGGATTGATGCGTCTACCCAGAAATAGCTACCCCGACAAGATGTCCGAAATGAACTGCGACACCTCCGGTTCCGGGGCATCCATGAACGGGAACGCCCAGGCGGGCGCGCCAACGTGGCAGCAATCGAACCCGACCCTGTTCAGGCACCACTGA
- a CDS encoding TolC family protein, whose amino-acid sequence MRRTLSFVFIAFAGMAGCTTYHPEPIAPAQLARQFEERTLASEALQAYVARETGHDVTPWPPAVWNREMLTLAAFYYSPALDLARAQWSTANAGIDVANAIPNPVLQLPFQYNTPNPGPGAPFTWGPSLDIPIETAHKRGYRVDQANHLSEAARLNIVNAAWSVRAQVRDAMLALYAARERMAFLSAKADAERQITVMSRHRLAVGQYSQPDVDAAVLADTQAQSELAAARSAEQDALAQLAAAIGVPVTVLDRVTLDLSAFDTVPPAPPATDAQRAAIFHRADLRASLADYAAAESALQLEVAKQYPDIHLGSGYTYDTGTNKIGFGLAGITLPIFDQNQGGIREAEAKRKEAATRTGALQDRILGDLAHALARYRASLEALQLSDAHLASARRQLESQAAAFASGNADRLTFTQAKADYQTSKSAHLDAVVAVQQAAGALEDAMQQPLGHEAVSDTLSEETP is encoded by the coding sequence ATGCGCCGCACATTATCGTTTGTCTTTATCGCCTTCGCCGGGATGGCCGGTTGCACGACCTACCATCCCGAGCCGATCGCCCCCGCCCAGCTTGCCCGGCAATTCGAGGAGCGCACGCTGGCGAGCGAGGCGCTGCAGGCCTACGTGGCGCGCGAGACCGGTCACGACGTCACGCCCTGGCCGCCTGCAGTCTGGAATCGTGAGATGCTCACCCTGGCGGCCTTCTACTACAGCCCCGCCCTCGACCTTGCCCGTGCGCAATGGAGCACGGCCAACGCCGGTATCGACGTCGCCAACGCGATTCCCAACCCGGTCCTGCAGTTGCCGTTCCAGTACAACACGCCTAACCCGGGGCCGGGAGCGCCCTTCACCTGGGGGCCGTCGCTCGATATTCCGATCGAGACCGCGCACAAGCGCGGCTATCGCGTCGATCAGGCGAACCACCTCTCGGAAGCGGCCCGGCTGAACATCGTCAACGCAGCGTGGAGCGTTCGCGCTCAGGTCCGGGATGCCATGCTCGCCCTCTACGCCGCCCGCGAACGCATGGCCTTCCTGTCCGCCAAGGCCGACGCCGAGCGGCAGATCACCGTGATGAGCCGCCACCGCCTCGCTGTCGGCCAGTACTCGCAGCCCGACGTCGACGCTGCCGTCCTTGCCGACACCCAGGCCCAGAGCGAGCTGGCCGCCGCGCGAAGCGCCGAACAGGACGCGCTCGCACAACTGGCTGCCGCCATCGGCGTGCCGGTCACCGTGCTCGACCGCGTCACGCTCGACCTGAGCGCCTTCGATACGGTTCCGCCTGCGCCGCCCGCAACGGATGCGCAGCGCGCGGCGATCTTCCATCGCGCCGATCTGCGCGCCTCGCTGGCCGATTACGCCGCGGCCGAATCGGCGCTTCAGCTCGAGGTCGCGAAACAGTATCCGGACATCCACCTCGGCTCCGGCTACACGTACGACACGGGCACCAACAAGATTGGCTTCGGGCTCGCCGGCATTACGTTGCCGATCTTCGATCAGAACCAGGGCGGCATCAGGGAAGCCGAGGCGAAGCGCAAGGAAGCTGCCACGCGTACCGGCGCGTTGCAGGACAGGATTCTCGGCGATCTTGCGCACGCGCTGGCACGCTACCGGGCGAGCCTCGAAGCGCTGCAGCTGTCCGACGCCCATCTGGCAAGTGCCCGCCGGCAACTCGAAAGCCAGGCGGCGGCTTTCGCCAGCGGCAATGCGGACCGGCTGACCTTCACGCAGGCGAAAGCTGACTACCAGACCAGCAAGAGCGCCCACCTCGACGCCGTAGTCGCGGTCCAGCAGGCCGCTGGCGCGCTCGAAGATGCGATGCAGCAACCCCTGGGTCATGAGGCGGTGAGCGATACCCTCAGTGAAGAGACACCATAA
- a CDS encoding efflux RND transporter periplasmic adaptor subunit yields MKLRLILLSVISLALAAGAGWYILNQAFDDASASTATAARSAPTPAVQTVNGETVVVVSPEAQRASHIEVAPLAAVMSQSGISADAMVIDLQPLFDLRNRLASARADVDTFTAQAASSRTQYQGSRTLFADDRNVSQKSLQAAQSTMQGDEAKLQSARVTLNGLDGAMRQQFGDVLANAAAAPASRLFQLLQSGQAVVLRVTLPTSFGMAPPERIAVDTADGRVVPAQRLSASPLVDPAVQGSPWLYVADATLPANLRTSARVPTSSEAVSGLLIPAQAVVWYGGQTWAWVRTAPERFTRRYVPAGNEDDRGFMVTSGFHAGDQIVTQGAQLLLSEELKPQGIATACKDPPECDD; encoded by the coding sequence ATGAAACTCCGGCTGATCCTACTTTCCGTCATTTCGCTGGCCCTCGCTGCCGGTGCAGGCTGGTACATCCTGAACCAGGCGTTTGACGACGCCAGTGCATCGACCGCCACGGCAGCCCGGTCGGCTCCGACGCCCGCCGTACAGACGGTCAACGGTGAAACGGTCGTGGTCGTGAGCCCCGAGGCCCAACGGGCCAGCCACATCGAGGTGGCGCCGCTTGCCGCCGTCATGAGCCAGTCCGGCATCAGCGCCGACGCGATGGTCATCGATCTGCAGCCGCTCTTCGATCTGCGCAACCGGCTCGCGAGCGCGCGCGCGGACGTTGACACCTTCACCGCGCAGGCGGCCAGTTCGAGGACGCAGTACCAGGGCAGCCGCACACTGTTTGCCGACGACCGCAATGTTTCGCAGAAGAGCCTGCAGGCTGCACAGTCGACGATGCAGGGCGACGAAGCGAAACTGCAGTCTGCCCGGGTCACGCTGAACGGGCTGGACGGCGCGATGCGGCAGCAGTTCGGCGACGTGCTCGCGAATGCCGCGGCCGCACCGGCCTCGAGGCTGTTCCAGCTCCTTCAGTCGGGCCAGGCTGTCGTGCTGCGCGTCACGTTGCCCACAAGTTTTGGTATGGCGCCACCCGAGCGCATCGCCGTCGATACGGCTGACGGCCGCGTGGTGCCGGCCCAACGGCTTTCCGCCTCGCCACTCGTTGATCCGGCCGTGCAGGGGAGCCCCTGGCTCTACGTCGCCGACGCCACGCTGCCCGCCAATCTGCGCACGAGTGCACGCGTGCCGACGTCAAGCGAGGCCGTATCGGGGCTGCTGATCCCGGCGCAGGCGGTGGTGTGGTACGGCGGCCAGACGTGGGCCTGGGTGCGCACGGCCCCCGAGCGCTTTACGCGACGCTACGTGCCGGCCGGCAACGAGGACGACCGCGGCTTCATGGTCACGTCGGGCTTTCACGCCGGCGACCAGATCGTGACGCAGGGTGCGCAACTGCTGCTCTCCGAAGAGCTCAAGCCTCAGGGCATCGCCACCGCGTGCAAGGATCCGCCCGAATGTGATGACTGA